One genomic segment of Hemibagrus wyckioides isolate EC202008001 linkage group LG08, SWU_Hwy_1.0, whole genome shotgun sequence includes these proteins:
- the LOC131357726 gene encoding lysozyme g-like has product MNNWGDTNGCVFGDLMRITTTGASPQTASQDRYTISGVEASHKMAEVDLERMNQYKTIIMKVASAKRMDPAVIAGIISRETRAGSCGSGLVDGWGDQGNAFGLMQVDKRYHCPVGTWNSEEHIIQATDILITFINAIQQKFPNWSREDQFKGGIAAYNAGPGNVCSHEGMDMKTTGKDYANDVVARAQWFKRNGY; this is encoded by the exons ATGAACAACTGGGGAGATACAAATG GATGCGTTTTCGGAGATCTCATGCGGATCACCACGACTGGAGCATCTCCACAAACAGCCTCCCAGGACAGATACACCATAAGTG GTGTGGAAGCCTCGCATAAAATGGCTGAGGTTGATCTGGAGAGGATGAACCAGTACAAGACCATTATCATGAAAGTTGCCAGCGCTAAAAGGATGGACCCAGCTGTGATTGCGGGCATCATATCCAGAGAGACGAGGGCTGGATCGTGTGGATCGGGGCTTGTTGATGGCTGGGGAGATCAAGGCAATGCCTTTGGGCTTATGCAG GTTGACAAACGTTACCACTGTCCAGTAGGGACCTGGAACAGTGAGGAGCACATCATCCAAGCTACTGATATTTTAATCACTTTTATAAATGCTATTCAACAAAAATTCCCAAATTGGTCCAGGGAGGATCAATTTAAAG GAGGAATCGCAGCCTACAACGCTGGCCCAGGAAACGTTTGCTCTCATGAGGGCATGGACATGAAGACCACAGGGAAGGACTATGCGAATGATGTAGTGGCTAGAGCACAGTGGTTCAAACGCAATGGCTACTGA